Proteins from a genomic interval of Ramlibacter algicola:
- a CDS encoding sulfite exporter TauE/SafE family protein translates to MFHDSLPDFTAIALIFLVAGAVKGILGLGLPTVALGLLGLVMPVPAAAALMTVPSLVTNVWQAAVGPGLRALLARTATLQVGIVAGVLAAGVLLPEARDEFGRRLLGGCLVAYGLLGAMGRRLPPPPPRWEPLLGGLVGATTGVVTAFTGVFVLPAVPYLQSLGLDKDALTQALGIGFTTSTLALAGLLATRGHFGVAASASSALMVLPALAGMWFGQQVRGWMSEAAFRRSFFFGLLALGDWLLLR, encoded by the coding sequence ATGTTCCACGACAGCCTGCCGGACTTCACGGCCATCGCGCTGATCTTCCTCGTCGCCGGTGCCGTCAAGGGCATCCTGGGCCTGGGCTTGCCGACGGTGGCGCTCGGGCTGCTCGGGTTGGTGATGCCCGTGCCGGCGGCCGCGGCCCTGATGACCGTGCCGTCGCTCGTGACCAACGTGTGGCAGGCCGCGGTCGGCCCCGGGCTGCGTGCCCTGCTGGCGCGCACGGCGACCCTGCAGGTGGGGATCGTGGCGGGCGTCCTCGCTGCCGGCGTCCTGCTGCCCGAAGCGCGTGACGAGTTCGGCCGGCGGCTGCTGGGCGGCTGCCTTGTCGCGTATGGGCTGCTCGGCGCGATGGGGCGCCGCTTGCCTCCACCGCCGCCACGTTGGGAGCCGCTGCTGGGGGGCCTCGTCGGTGCGACGACGGGGGTGGTGACGGCGTTCACCGGCGTGTTCGTGCTGCCCGCGGTGCCCTACCTGCAGTCGCTGGGACTGGACAAGGACGCACTCACCCAGGCCTTGGGCATCGGTTTCACCACGTCCACGCTGGCGCTGGCGGGCCTGCTCGCCACGCGCGGCCACTTCGGTGTGGCTGCGTCGGCGAGTTCCGCGCTGATGGTGCTGCCGGCCCTGGCCGGCATGTGGTTCGGCCAGCAGGTGCGCGGCTGGATGAGCGAGGCCGCATTCCGGCGCAGCTTCTTCTTCGGCCTGCTGGCGCTGGGTGACTGGTTGCTGCTGCGCTGA
- a CDS encoding LysR family transcriptional regulator, with protein sequence MRFDLTDLRVFLQACDSGSMTEAASRCALTLAAVSARIRALEDEAGAALLQRHARGVTPTPAGEALARHARVVLHQAEALRRDLEPARVAQDPPLVLLANSSALLRPLHRAVADVATRHPHARILLRESGSEATVHAVHSGAADLGVVSDSVATAGTRAEPLGPDPLVMVVPSSHPLARRESVRLHDALVHDWIGWGEGSALQMHLVVQASRAGGVLVPKVVAPSGIAVLELVARGLGISVVPEALLPRAADRAAVRVLSLDEAWARRKLVLCLRDEEPSPLARAMADALHRLWHGEKSPA encoded by the coding sequence ATGCGCTTCGACCTGACGGACCTGCGCGTCTTCCTGCAGGCCTGCGACAGCGGCAGCATGACGGAAGCGGCCTCGCGCTGCGCGCTCACGCTGGCGGCGGTCAGCGCGCGCATCCGCGCCCTGGAAGACGAGGCGGGCGCGGCCTTGCTGCAGCGGCATGCGCGCGGTGTGACGCCCACGCCTGCGGGTGAAGCGCTCGCGCGCCACGCGCGCGTGGTCCTGCACCAGGCCGAGGCGCTGCGTCGCGACCTCGAGCCGGCACGCGTCGCGCAGGACCCACCACTCGTGCTCCTCGCCAACAGCTCGGCGTTGCTGCGCCCGTTGCACCGTGCAGTCGCGGACGTCGCGACGCGGCATCCGCATGCGCGCATCCTGCTGCGCGAAAGCGGCAGCGAGGCGACGGTGCACGCCGTGCACTCCGGCGCTGCCGACCTGGGCGTGGTGAGCGACAGCGTGGCGACGGCCGGCACCCGCGCGGAGCCGCTGGGTCCCGACCCGCTGGTCATGGTCGTGCCATCGTCCCACCCCTTGGCCCGCCGCGAGAGCGTGCGGCTGCACGACGCGCTGGTGCACGACTGGATCGGCTGGGGCGAGGGCAGCGCGCTGCAAATGCACCTGGTGGTGCAGGCGTCGCGGGCCGGCGGCGTGCTGGTGCCGAAGGTCGTTGCGCCGTCGGGAATTGCCGTGCTGGAGCTGGTCGCCCGCGGGCTCGGGATCAGCGTCGTGCCTGAAGCCTTGCTGCCGAGGGCTGCGGATCGAGCGGCCGTGCGCGTCCTGTCACTCGATGAAGCCTGGGCACGTCGCAAGCTGGTGCTGTGCCTCAGGGACGAGGAGCCGAGCCCGCTCGCACGCGCGATGGCCGACGCGCTGCATCGCCTGTGGCACGGGGAGAAGTCGCCGGCCTAA
- a CDS encoding recombination-associated protein RdgC, translating into MPLFKNIVVYRIAPDWTPPSFDSLEAELQRLAFQPCGPTQELSIGWVPPRGKEHGAMVESVDGQWILKLAIEKKAVPGGAVRAELEARIKTIEAERGRKPGRKEKAEIKEDIVHGFLPRAFSKRSTHVVWIDVEQRALVVAAGSMRAAEPVIQQLVDVMGVLKHVLPLAPISTEMAPATAMAEWLKTKEAPENFSIDRDLELKHSGEDRSVVRYARHNLDLDEIGQHIEEGKLPTQLALTWNDRVSFVLTEHMAIRKIDIKDVEDTPKGEDGFDADVAIATAELAGLLPELLASLGGELQQPQAAA; encoded by the coding sequence ATGCCCCTGTTCAAGAACATCGTCGTCTACCGCATCGCCCCCGACTGGACCCCGCCCTCCTTCGACAGCCTCGAAGCCGAACTCCAGCGCCTCGCCTTCCAACCCTGCGGTCCCACGCAGGAACTCTCCATCGGCTGGGTGCCGCCGCGCGGCAAGGAGCACGGCGCGATGGTGGAGAGCGTCGACGGCCAGTGGATCCTGAAGCTGGCCATCGAGAAGAAGGCGGTGCCGGGCGGCGCGGTGCGCGCGGAGCTGGAAGCGCGCATCAAGACCATCGAGGCCGAACGCGGGCGCAAGCCGGGCCGCAAAGAGAAGGCCGAGATCAAGGAGGACATCGTGCACGGCTTCCTGCCGCGCGCGTTCAGCAAGCGCAGCACGCACGTGGTGTGGATCGACGTCGAGCAGCGCGCGCTGGTGGTGGCCGCGGGCAGCATGCGGGCGGCCGAGCCGGTGATCCAGCAGCTGGTCGACGTGATGGGCGTGCTCAAGCACGTGCTGCCGCTGGCGCCGATCTCCACCGAGATGGCGCCGGCCACTGCGATGGCCGAGTGGCTCAAGACCAAGGAAGCGCCGGAGAATTTCTCGATCGACCGGGACCTGGAGCTGAAGCACTCGGGCGAGGACCGCTCGGTGGTGCGCTACGCCCGCCACAACCTGGACCTGGACGAGATCGGCCAGCACATCGAGGAAGGCAAGCTGCCCACGCAGCTGGCGCTGACCTGGAACGACCGCGTGTCCTTCGTGCTCACCGAGCACATGGCCATCCGCAAGATCGACATCAAGGACGTCGAGGACACGCCCAAGGGCGAGGACGGCTTCGACGCCGACGTGGCCATCGCGACGGCGGAACTGGCGGGGCTGCTGCCGGAGCTGCTGGCATCGCTGGGCGGCGAACTGCAGCAGCCGCAGGCGGCGGCCTGA
- a CDS encoding glutamine--tRNA ligase/YqeY domain fusion protein, translating into MTSPSADKDVAKPSASNFLRQIVERDLAQGTYAGRHWAGHPADAQTHLAGPLDPAKVRTRFPPEPNGYLHVGHAKSICLNFGFANEYGGVCHLRFDDTNPEKEETEYVEGIKDAVQWLGFSWDANGTSHLYQASDYFDFMYRAAEYLIEAGLAYVDEQSPEEMRANRGDFSRPGVDSPFRSRSVDENLRRFREMRDGKLPDGAAVLRARIDMASPNINLRDPALYRIKHAEHHNTGSKWCIYPMYTYAHPIEDALENITHSLCTLEFEDQRPFYDWLLDRLSEGGLINKPHPRQYEFARLELTYVVTSKRKLRQLVEEGHVTGWDDPRMPTILGLRRRGYTPESIQLFAERIGVSKAGSWIDYSTLDQALRDDLDSKAARAMAVLDPVKLVIENWGEVMGGDDVLDACSAPVHPHDVSRGYRHFQFGRELWIERTDYEDTPPKGFFRLFPGNKVRMKYGHVVECIGAERDASGNLVRVRAKLVPDTKSGTPGADKVKVKGNITWVGVADGLAAEVRLYDRLFSVPQPGTGDKDFLEEINPESLKVVTAYVEPSLSTAKADEKFQFERHGYFVADRVDHAEGGKGKPVFNRVTGLKDSWGK; encoded by the coding sequence ATGACCTCCCCCAGCGCCGACAAGGACGTGGCCAAACCCTCTGCTTCCAACTTCCTGCGCCAGATCGTCGAACGCGACCTGGCCCAGGGCACGTATGCCGGCCGCCACTGGGCGGGCCACCCCGCCGACGCGCAGACGCACCTGGCGGGGCCGCTGGACCCGGCGAAGGTCCGCACCCGCTTCCCGCCCGAGCCCAATGGCTACCTGCACGTGGGCCACGCCAAGAGCATCTGCCTGAACTTCGGCTTCGCGAACGAGTACGGCGGCGTGTGCCACCTGCGCTTCGACGACACCAACCCGGAGAAGGAAGAGACCGAGTACGTCGAGGGCATCAAGGACGCGGTGCAGTGGCTGGGGTTCAGCTGGGACGCCAACGGCACCAGCCACCTGTACCAGGCCAGCGACTACTTCGACTTCATGTACCGCGCGGCCGAGTACCTAATCGAAGCGGGCCTGGCCTACGTCGACGAGCAGTCGCCCGAGGAGATGCGCGCCAACCGCGGCGACTTCTCGCGGCCGGGCGTGGATAGCCCGTTCCGCAGCCGCAGCGTGGACGAGAACCTGCGCCGCTTCCGCGAGATGCGCGACGGCAAGCTGCCCGATGGCGCTGCGGTGCTGCGTGCCAGGATCGACATGGCCAGCCCGAACATCAACCTGCGCGACCCGGCGCTGTACCGCATCAAGCATGCGGAGCACCACAACACGGGCAGCAAGTGGTGCATCTACCCGATGTACACGTACGCGCACCCGATCGAGGACGCGCTGGAGAACATCACCCACAGCCTGTGCACGCTGGAGTTTGAAGACCAGCGGCCGTTTTACGACTGGCTGCTGGACCGCCTGTCCGAAGGCGGCCTGATCAACAAGCCGCACCCGCGCCAGTACGAGTTCGCGCGGCTGGAGTTGACCTACGTTGTCACCAGCAAGCGCAAGCTGCGGCAGCTGGTCGAGGAAGGGCACGTGACGGGTTGGGACGACCCGCGCATGCCGACGATCCTCGGCCTGCGCCGGCGCGGCTACACGCCCGAGTCCATCCAGCTGTTCGCCGAGCGCATCGGCGTGAGCAAGGCCGGCAGCTGGATCGACTACAGCACGCTGGACCAGGCCCTGCGCGACGACCTGGACTCCAAGGCCGCCCGCGCGATGGCGGTGCTGGACCCGGTGAAGCTGGTGATCGAGAACTGGGGCGAGGTGATGGGCGGCGACGACGTGCTGGACGCCTGCAGCGCGCCCGTGCACCCGCACGACGTGTCGCGCGGCTACCGCCACTTCCAGTTCGGCCGCGAGCTGTGGATCGAGCGCACCGACTACGAGGACACGCCGCCCAAGGGCTTCTTCCGCCTGTTCCCGGGGAACAAGGTGCGGATGAAGTACGGGCACGTGGTGGAGTGCATTGGGGCGGAGCGCGACGCATCCGGCAACCTCGTTCGCGTGCGCGCGAAGCTGGTGCCGGACACCAAGAGCGGGACGCCGGGGGCCGACAAGGTGAAGGTGAAGGGGAACATCACCTGGGTCGGCGTGGCGGACGGACTTGCCGCGGAGGTGCGGCTTTATGACCGGTTGTTCTCGGTGCCGCAGCCTGGGACGGGGGACAAGGATTTCCTCGAGGAGATCAATCCGGAGTCGCTGAAGGTCGTCACCGCCTATGTGGAGCCGTCGCTTTCAACGGCGAAAGCGGACGAGAAGTTCCAGTTCGAGAGGCACGGGTACTTCGTAGCGGATCGTGTCGATCACGCAGAAGGCGGAAAGGGGAAACCCGTGTTTAACAGGGTGACGGGGTTAAAGGATAGTTGGGGAAAGTAA
- a CDS encoding virulence factor: MPFRPFVAAAIVGAATLASGAAHAGGHVNFSVGVNVPMYAAPVYVQPAPVYVQPQTVYVPNVYAQPQVVYTQPQMVYPPAVTYYSQPAVVIGAGYYGGGGHRHHHHGGHRR, from the coding sequence ATGCCGTTCCGTCCGTTCGTTGCAGCCGCCATCGTGGGTGCCGCCACGCTGGCTTCAGGCGCCGCGCACGCTGGCGGCCACGTCAATTTCTCCGTGGGCGTCAACGTGCCGATGTATGCCGCACCGGTGTACGTGCAGCCCGCGCCTGTGTACGTGCAGCCCCAGACCGTGTACGTGCCCAACGTGTACGCGCAGCCGCAGGTCGTCTACACGCAGCCGCAGATGGTGTACCCGCCCGCCGTCACGTACTACAGCCAGCCGGCCGTGGTCATTGGCGCCGGCTACTACGGAGGGGGGGGCCACCGCCATCACCACCACGGCGGCCACCGTCGCTGA
- a CDS encoding DUF4286 family protein, with amino-acid sequence MALAGSAALAMWWDMAPAMRAEFEHWHTHEHFPERLALPGFLRGSRWGSADGGDGFFILYETDTLDALTSPEYLARLNAPTPWSTQLMPHHRNMVRTLCNVVASHGAGVAGHACTVRFTVAADREAQVQAPLAAKLALLAMQAGVAGAHLLRSGVAAPKTAEQAIRGNADQAADWIVLVTGYDLEAVRQAAAALVREPGAVVQLHSLALSMAAGDTR; translated from the coding sequence ATGGCCCTCGCCGGCAGCGCCGCGCTCGCGATGTGGTGGGACATGGCGCCCGCGATGCGCGCCGAGTTCGAGCACTGGCACACGCACGAGCACTTCCCCGAGCGGCTGGCCCTGCCCGGCTTCCTGCGCGGCTCGCGCTGGGGCAGCGCTGACGGCGGCGACGGCTTCTTCATCCTGTACGAGACGGACACGCTCGACGCGTTGACGTCGCCGGAGTACTTGGCGCGCCTGAACGCGCCGACGCCGTGGTCGACCCAGCTGATGCCGCACCACCGCAACATGGTGCGCACGCTGTGCAACGTGGTGGCGAGCCATGGGGCGGGGGTGGCGGGGCATGCGTGCACGGTGCGGTTCACGGTCGCAGCGGATCGCGAAGCGCAAGTGCAGGCGCCGCTGGCGGCGAAGCTGGCGTTGCTCGCGATGCAGGCAGGTGTCGCCGGTGCGCACTTGCTGCGTTCCGGGGTCGCAGCCCCGAAAACGGCTGAGCAAGCGATCCGCGGCAACGCGGATCAGGCTGCAGACTGGATCGTGCTGGTGACCGGCTACGACCTCGAAGCCGTGCGCCAGGCCGCTGCAGCGCTCGTCCGCGAGCCGGGCGCCGTCGTGCAACTGCACTCGCTCGCGCTGAGCATGGCGGCGGGGGACACCCGCTAG
- a CDS encoding TRAP transporter large permease subunit produces MTILIFVGSLLAAMAIGIPISFALLVCGASLMWSMDMLDTQILAQNLINGADSYPLLAVPFFLLAGEVMNQGGLSRRIVNVALYLVGHIKGGLGYVTIVAACLLAALSGSAIADAAALSTLLLPMMVAAGHDKARSAGLIASAGIVAPVFPPSIGFVVFGVAANVSISKLFFAGIFPGIMLAASIWVVWWWMARTETIESPPRKSLREVLGAVRDAAWALVLPFIIIVGLKMGVFTPTEAGVVAAVYALFVSTVIYKELKFSELYRVFVAAARTSSVVMFLVAAAAVSAWLITVANIPAQVVAMLQPLLDSPKLLMMAIMVLVMIVGTAMDMTPTILILTPVLMPLVKAAGIDPIYFGVLFMINNAIGLITPPVGVVLNTVAGAGKVSMDAVTRGVVPFMIAQFILMFLMVLFPKLVLVPAHWFY; encoded by the coding sequence GTGACGATCCTCATCTTCGTCGGATCGCTGCTGGCCGCGATGGCCATCGGCATCCCGATCTCGTTCGCCCTGCTGGTCTGCGGCGCCTCGCTGATGTGGAGCATGGACATGCTCGACACGCAGATCCTCGCGCAGAACCTGATCAACGGCGCCGACAGCTACCCACTGCTGGCCGTGCCCTTCTTCCTGCTCGCCGGCGAGGTCATGAACCAGGGCGGCCTGTCGCGGCGCATCGTCAACGTGGCGCTGTACCTGGTCGGCCACATCAAGGGCGGCCTGGGCTACGTGACCATCGTCGCCGCCTGCCTGCTGGCGGCGCTGTCCGGGTCCGCCATCGCGGACGCCGCGGCGCTGTCGACGCTGCTGCTGCCGATGATGGTGGCGGCCGGCCACGACAAGGCGCGGTCCGCCGGCCTGATCGCGTCGGCCGGCATCGTGGCGCCGGTGTTCCCGCCGTCGATCGGCTTCGTCGTCTTCGGCGTCGCCGCCAACGTGTCGATCTCCAAGCTGTTCTTCGCGGGCATCTTCCCCGGGATCATGCTGGCCGCGTCGATCTGGGTCGTGTGGTGGTGGATGGCGCGCACCGAGACCATCGAATCGCCGCCGCGCAAGTCGCTGCGCGAAGTGCTCGGCGCGGTGCGCGACGCCGCGTGGGCGCTGGTGCTGCCGTTCATCATCATCGTCGGCCTGAAGATGGGCGTGTTCACGCCTACGGAGGCTGGTGTCGTGGCCGCCGTCTATGCGCTGTTCGTCTCGACGGTGATCTACAAGGAGCTGAAATTCTCGGAGCTGTACCGCGTCTTCGTGGCGGCCGCCCGGACCAGCTCGGTGGTGATGTTCCTGGTGGCGGCCGCGGCGGTCAGCGCCTGGCTGATCACGGTGGCGAACATCCCGGCGCAAGTGGTCGCGATGCTGCAGCCGCTGCTGGACAGCCCCAAGCTGCTGATGATGGCCATCATGGTGCTGGTGATGATCGTCGGCACCGCGATGGACATGACGCCGACGATCCTGATCCTGACGCCGGTGCTGATGCCGCTGGTGAAGGCGGCGGGCATCGACCCGATCTACTTCGGCGTGCTGTTCATGATCAACAACGCCATCGGCCTGATCACGCCGCCGGTGGGCGTGGTGCTGAACACGGTGGCCGGCGCGGGCAAGGTGAGCATGGACGCGGTGACACGCGGCGTGGTTCCGTTCATGATCGCGCAGTTCATCCTGATGTTCCTGATGGTCCTGTTCCCCAAGCTGGTCCTGGTGCCGGCGCACTGGTTCTACTGA
- a CDS encoding TRAP transporter small permease: MDKLLRGYCRLLEVLIAACLATMVLLVFGNVVLRYAFNSGITVSEEISRWLFVWLTFLGGVVALHEHAHLGTEILVSKLGVAGKKACLVGAYALMLLMCWMLFSGALAQTKINWDVSAPSSGASMAWFYAVGLVFGVSAGAVLLNDLFKVLTGRVSEDQLIMVKESEDQK; this comes from the coding sequence ATGGACAAGCTGCTGCGCGGCTACTGCCGGCTGCTGGAGGTGCTGATCGCCGCCTGCCTGGCGACGATGGTGCTGCTGGTGTTCGGCAACGTGGTGCTGCGCTACGCCTTCAACTCGGGCATCACGGTGTCCGAGGAGATCTCGCGCTGGCTGTTCGTGTGGCTCACGTTCCTGGGCGGCGTCGTGGCGCTGCACGAACACGCGCACCTGGGCACCGAGATCCTCGTGTCCAAGCTGGGCGTGGCCGGCAAGAAGGCCTGCCTGGTGGGCGCCTACGCGCTGATGCTCCTCATGTGCTGGATGCTGTTCAGCGGCGCGCTCGCGCAAACGAAGATCAACTGGGACGTGTCCGCGCCTTCGAGCGGGGCGTCGATGGCGTGGTTCTATGCCGTGGGCCTGGTGTTCGGCGTGTCCGCCGGCGCGGTGCTGCTCAACGACCTGTTCAAGGTGCTCACCGGCCGCGTGAGCGAAGACCAGCTGATCATGGTCAAGGAATCCGAGGACCAGAAGTGA
- a CDS encoding type II 3-dehydroquinate dehydratase, with protein sequence MSGRPLILVLHGPNLNLFGRREPHIYGTTTLAQINDKLVALGAELGVELQIFQSNHEGVLVDKFHEYMDSAAGALLNPAGLTQHGVSLHDAIKAMPFPVLEIHMSNIAAREEWRTHSIISPAVKATIQGLGWRSYTMGLRALAEMVGEPKAA encoded by the coding sequence GTGAGCGGACGTCCCCTGATCCTGGTGCTGCACGGGCCGAACCTGAACCTGTTCGGCCGCCGCGAGCCGCATATCTACGGCACCACCACGCTGGCGCAGATCAACGACAAGCTGGTGGCGCTGGGCGCGGAGCTGGGCGTGGAGCTGCAGATCTTCCAGAGCAACCACGAAGGCGTGCTGGTCGACAAGTTCCACGAGTACATGGACAGCGCCGCCGGCGCGCTGCTCAACCCCGCGGGCCTGACGCAGCACGGCGTGTCGCTGCACGACGCGATCAAGGCGATGCCATTCCCGGTGCTCGAGATCCACATGAGCAACATCGCGGCGCGGGAGGAGTGGCGCACCCACTCCATCATCTCGCCTGCCGTGAAGGCGACGATCCAGGGACTGGGCTGGCGCTCGTACACCATGGGCCTGCGCGCGCTGGCCGAGATGGTGGGCGAGCCCAAGGCCGCCTGA
- a CDS encoding TRAP transporter substrate-binding protein has product MAIAAAGLLATTATFAQDVQERTIKFGHLNNTDHPVSLGVKKFAEVLAAKSGGKLKVQEFPSNQLGNELQQQSALQGGVQEMSAPATTSLAGIVKEFGLVDFPFAVSSYAQADALLDGPFGQALLAKLPEKGLVSLGYWDLGFRNVTNSKRPITKPEDLDGLKIRVIPNPVFLDTFKAFHANPVPMPFAELYGALESKAVDGQENPFAVILSNKFYEVNKYVSATNHVYAANIILVSKKFWDRLSPTEQKMMHDAANEARGYQRQVSRAAAQKAVGELQAKGMQYNEVSPAEQARMRAIAKPVTDKFAASYDPAIVKLYQSELAKGAK; this is encoded by the coding sequence ATCGCGATCGCCGCCGCCGGCCTGCTGGCCACCACCGCCACCTTCGCGCAGGACGTGCAGGAGCGCACGATCAAGTTCGGCCACTTGAACAACACCGACCACCCGGTGAGCCTGGGCGTCAAGAAGTTCGCCGAAGTGCTCGCGGCCAAGAGCGGCGGCAAGCTGAAGGTGCAGGAGTTCCCGTCCAACCAGCTGGGCAACGAACTGCAGCAGCAGTCGGCGCTGCAAGGCGGCGTGCAGGAGATGAGCGCACCGGCCACCACGTCGCTGGCCGGCATCGTCAAGGAGTTCGGCCTCGTCGACTTCCCGTTCGCCGTCTCCAGCTATGCGCAGGCCGATGCCCTGCTCGACGGCCCGTTCGGCCAGGCCCTGCTGGCCAAGCTGCCGGAGAAGGGCCTGGTCTCGCTCGGCTACTGGGACCTGGGCTTCCGCAACGTCACCAACAGCAAGCGCCCGATCACCAAGCCCGAAGACCTCGACGGGCTGAAGATCCGCGTGATCCCCAACCCCGTGTTCCTCGACACCTTCAAGGCGTTCCACGCCAACCCGGTGCCGATGCCCTTCGCCGAGCTGTATGGCGCGCTGGAATCGAAGGCGGTCGACGGCCAGGAAAACCCGTTCGCGGTGATCCTGTCGAACAAGTTCTACGAAGTGAACAAGTACGTCAGCGCCACCAACCACGTGTACGCCGCGAACATCATCCTGGTGTCGAAGAAGTTCTGGGACAGGCTGTCGCCCACCGAGCAGAAGATGATGCACGACGCCGCCAACGAAGCGCGCGGCTACCAGCGCCAGGTCAGCCGCGCGGCCGCGCAGAAGGCCGTGGGCGAGCTGCAGGCCAAGGGCATGCAGTACAACGAGGTGAGCCCCGCCGAGCAGGCCCGCATGCGCGCCATCGCCAAGCCGGTCACCGACAAGTTCGCCGCCAGCTACGACCCCGCGATCGTCAAGCTGTACCAGTCCGAGCTGGCCAAGGGCGCGAAGTGA
- a CDS encoding IclR family transcriptional regulator: protein MTNREAGAPASTVERVVRIFETLAQQPEGMALADLADDLDVPRSGCHRLLADLQRCGYVRQVSERGEYALTTKLPALGLSFFGGAGIVDIATPVIERLASTSGELVRLALVDGDRLTFVAKAQGARAGLRYDPDMGIDVRLSCSAGGHAWLMSLGEERATELVARQGFGRPAEYGPKAPTTYKALFKILEEDRKRGWSMIVEQYAPGMTAMAAPLTNRSGETLGVLTIAGPLMRLSAQRMQELSRPLLAATAELAVAAANTPLFQKRARMR, encoded by the coding sequence ATGACGAATCGAGAAGCAGGCGCTCCGGCGAGCACGGTGGAACGGGTGGTGCGCATCTTCGAGACGCTCGCGCAGCAGCCGGAGGGCATGGCGCTGGCGGACCTCGCCGACGACCTCGACGTGCCGCGCAGCGGTTGCCATCGCCTGCTGGCCGACCTGCAGCGGTGCGGCTACGTGCGGCAGGTGAGCGAGCGCGGCGAGTATGCATTGACCACCAAGCTGCCCGCGTTGGGCCTGAGCTTCTTCGGCGGCGCCGGCATCGTCGACATCGCGACGCCGGTGATCGAGCGCCTGGCATCGACGTCGGGCGAATTGGTGCGGCTCGCCCTGGTCGATGGCGATCGGCTCACCTTCGTCGCCAAGGCGCAGGGCGCGCGCGCGGGCCTGCGCTACGACCCCGACATGGGCATCGACGTGCGCCTGTCGTGCAGCGCGGGCGGGCATGCGTGGCTGATGTCGCTGGGCGAGGAACGCGCGACGGAACTGGTCGCGCGCCAGGGCTTCGGCCGTCCGGCGGAGTACGGGCCGAAGGCGCCGACCACCTACAAGGCGCTGTTCAAGATCCTGGAGGAGGATCGCAAGCGCGGCTGGTCGATGATCGTGGAGCAGTACGCGCCGGGCATGACCGCCATGGCGGCGCCGCTGACCAACCGCAGTGGCGAGACGCTCGGCGTGCTGACGATCGCGGGGCCATTGATGCGGCTGTCGGCGCAGCGCATGCAGGAGTTGTCGCGCCCGCTGCTCGCCGCGACGGCCGAACTGGCGGTGGCGGCGGCGAACACGCCGCTGTTCCAGAAGCGCGCCCGGATGCGGTGA
- a CDS encoding DODA-type extradiol aromatic ring-opening family dioxygenase, translating to MTSARMPTFFLSHGGGPWPFMDGPWRDRCAWLERSLVDIPQHLPQRPSAVLVVSGHWEEPEFTVSSGEHPGMEYDYYGFPQEMYSIRYPAPGSPGLAQRTQQLLAQAGWDAKSDAQRGFDHGTFSLMKVMYPDADVPVVQLSLKATLDPDEHFRAGEAIAPLRDEGVLVIGSGLSYHNLRAFGPAGEQPSASFDAWLRTVMGEPDPRKRRQQLAHWQQAPGARASHPREDHLLPLHVVAGAAGDEPATCVYGELFAGALAVSSWRFSTDTEPSSFDRRAFAS from the coding sequence ATGACCTCCGCCCGCATGCCCACCTTTTTCCTGTCGCACGGCGGCGGCCCGTGGCCGTTCATGGACGGCCCGTGGCGCGATCGCTGTGCCTGGCTCGAACGCTCGCTGGTCGACATTCCGCAGCATCTGCCGCAGCGGCCGAGCGCGGTGCTCGTCGTGTCGGGACACTGGGAGGAGCCGGAGTTCACCGTGTCGTCGGGCGAGCACCCGGGCATGGAGTACGACTACTACGGCTTCCCGCAGGAGATGTATTCGATCCGCTATCCGGCGCCCGGCTCACCCGGACTGGCGCAGCGCACGCAGCAACTCCTGGCGCAAGCTGGCTGGGACGCGAAGAGCGATGCGCAACGCGGCTTCGACCACGGCACCTTCAGCCTGATGAAGGTGATGTACCCCGATGCGGACGTGCCGGTAGTGCAGCTGTCGCTGAAGGCGACGCTCGACCCCGACGAACACTTCCGCGCGGGGGAGGCGATCGCGCCGCTGCGCGACGAAGGCGTCCTGGTCATCGGCAGTGGCCTGAGCTACCACAACCTGCGCGCGTTCGGCCCCGCGGGCGAGCAGCCGTCGGCGTCGTTCGATGCGTGGCTGCGCACCGTGATGGGCGAACCGGATCCGCGGAAGCGGCGGCAGCAGCTCGCGCACTGGCAGCAAGCGCCGGGGGCAAGGGCGTCGCATCCGCGGGAGGATCACTTGCTGCCGCTGCATGTGGTCGCTGGTGCGGCGGGCGATGAGCCCGCGACGTGCGTGTACGGCGAGCTGTTCGCGGGTGCGCTGGCGGTGAGCAGCTGGCGGTTCAGCACGGACACGGAACCGAGTTCGTTCGATCGGCGCGCGTTTGCGTCTTGA